A stretch of Rhizobium sp. TH2 DNA encodes these proteins:
- a CDS encoding DUF1801 domain-containing protein, whose translation MRSTSTTVEDYLAELAPTRREALERVRAIILENLPEGYEESMNWGMIVYEVPLAIQPKTYNGQPLMLAALASQKNHMAVYLCGLYCGVPGVKESFERRYRENELKLDMGAACVRFKSLDKLDLDAVAEAIRSVPVTDFVKASARKRGT comes from the coding sequence ACCGTCGAGGATTATCTCGCCGAGCTTGCGCCCACCAGGCGCGAAGCCCTCGAACGCGTCCGCGCCATCATTCTCGAAAACCTGCCCGAGGGATACGAGGAATCGATGAACTGGGGCATGATCGTCTACGAGGTGCCGCTCGCGATCCAGCCGAAGACCTATAACGGCCAGCCCTTGATGCTGGCGGCTTTGGCCAGCCAGAAAAACCATATGGCGGTCTATCTCTGCGGCCTCTATTGCGGTGTCCCCGGCGTCAAGGAGAGTTTCGAGCGGCGCTATCGCGAAAACGAGCTCAAGCTTGACATGGGTGCCGCCTGCGTCCGGTTCAAATCCCTCGACAAGCTCGATCTCGACGCGGTGGCGGAGGCGATACGTTCCGTACCGGTGACCGATTTCGTCAAGGCGTCGGCTCGGAAGCGCGGAACCTGA